The Halarchaeum grantii nucleotide sequence CTACGGGCTCGGTGCGGCGTCCGTCACCGGGATGCTCACCGGCGTCTTCCTCGGCGTCCTCGCGGTCGTCCTCGGGGGCTACGGCTGGTTCGCGGTGCTCGTGACGTTCTTCGGCGTCGGCGGCCTCTCGACGAAGTTCCGCTACGAGGAGAAGACCGACATCGGCGTCGCGGAGGAGAACGAGGGCGCACGCGGCAGCGGGAACGTCCTCGGGAACTCGCTCGCCGCGCTCTTCGCCCTGCTCGGGTACACCGCGAGCCCGATGCTCGACGTGCACGCGGGGGTCTTCGTCTTCGCGTTCGCGGGGAGCGTCGCGACCGCGCTCGCGGACACGCTCTCCTCGGAGATCGGGACGCTCTACGGGCCGCCGCGCCTCCTCACGACGTTCGAGGAGGTGCCACCCGGGACGGACGGCGCGGTCACGTGGCAGGGCGAGCTCGCGGGCGTCCTCGGCGCGGCGCTCATCGCCGCCCTCGCGTTCGCCCTCCTCGGCCTCTCCGCGCTCGGCGCGCTCCTCGTCGTCGCGGGCGGCGTCGTCGGTATGACGGTCGACAGCGTCGCCGGTGCGACCATCGAGGGGCGTGGCGTCGGGAACCAGACGGTGAACTTCCTCGCGACGCTCGGGGGCGCGCTCGCGAGCGGCCTGCTCGCGCTCGCCGTCGGTCTCGCCGCGCTCTGAGGCGTCAGCCCGCACCCGCGAGCGTCACGTCGGTCTCGGCGACGGCCGTGCCGAGCGTCGGGCGCGTCTCGACGCCCGTTATCTCGAAGCGCGCGCCGCCACCGTCGGCTTCGGCGAGTCGGATCTCCCAGCCGTGAGCGTCGACGATCTGCTCGACGATGGCGAGGCCGAAGCCGTTCCCGCCCTCGGTGGTCGTGTAGCCGGGCTCGAAGACGTCGTCACGGTCCGCCTCCGGGATGCCCCGGCCGTCGTCCGCGACGTAGAAGCCGCCGTCGAGCGTGCCGACGCGAACGTGGACGTCCGAACCGCCGTGCTCGACCGCGTTCTCCGGAGTATGTGACGGAGAGCCAGTCGAGCCGTGCTCGACGGCGTTCCGAAAGAGGTTCTCGAGGAGGTGTTCGAGTCGGCCCGGGTCGGCGACGATGACGGCCGAGGTGTCGACGGTCAGCGTCGCACTCCCCGTGGAGACGTTCGCCCAGCAGTGCCGCGCGTACTCCCCGAGGTCGACCGGCTCGGGGTCGTCGATGACGCGCCCGCTTCGCGCGAGCGTGAGCGTCTCCCCGACGATGCGGTCCATCCGGTCGAGCGAGCGCTGGACTGCGGCGAGGCGCTCGTCGTCCGCGTCGCCGTCCTCGCGGAGGAGGTCGACGTAGCCGCGCGCGACCGTGAGCGGGTTGCGGAGGTCGTGGGAGATGACGCTCGCGAGGTCGTCGAGGCGCTCGTTCTGTCGGCGGAGTTCCTCGTTGCGGACGCGAACGCGCTCGGCGGCGACGGCGCGCTCGACGGCGCGCGCCTCGAAGGCGCCGATGAGGAACCCCGTGCCGCCGCCGGTGGAGGCGGCCCAGCCGAGGATGACGACCCGAGCCACCCAGTCGCTCTGCGTGGTGAAGGCGATGACGGCGAACAGCGCCACGAAGAACCCCACCCCGGCCGCGACCCAGAGGGCGACGCGCCGATGGCGAGCGGGCGAGACGTCGCCGTGCGAGAGCCAGTACCCCCCGTAGGCGAGGAGAGCGGCGAACGGGAGGCTACTGGCGTGCGTGACGAGCGCTACGGCGTCGAGCGTCCCGCGGGAGAGGAAGTAGGCGAACCCACAGAGCATGACGGCGCAGAGGAGCACACCGACCCCGCTCAGCGCGTACGGGACGCCCCGGTTTGACACAGTAGTATCGCTATGGGCCTAATACGCAATAAATTCGGGGATCGCTGACCGTCGAGGCGTCGGCGCGACGCCGCGTGCGCTCAGAGGTCGTCGAAGCGGTGGACGGCGACGGACGCGGGTTCCTTCACGACGTCCGAGCGTTCGGTGCCGACGAGCGCCCCCGTGCCGCGCTGGGCGGCGACGTCGAGGAGGCGCTGTGTGACCGGGCCGTCGCGGACGACGACCTCGGGGGGTTCGTCGGCGTCGCGGAGCGCCTCGAAGGCGTCGTCGGCCGGAACGTCGGAGACGAGGGTGAAACCCGCGCCGTAGAGGTGACAGCGCTCCGTCCCGGCGACGGCGTCGGCGGCGGCCGGCGTGGACGTCGGGCCGTCCTCCTCGTCACCCTCGTCGGTCTCGCCGTCGCGGGCCTCGGTGGCGGCGGTCGCGTGCTCGGTGTCGTCGACCGGATGCTCGGCGTCGCCGTCGGCTGGCGTCAGAGTATCGGGCGCGCCGGGGGATTCGGGGGCGGACGGCGGGGAGGGGACGGCGCTGCCGTCGGTGGCGGCGATGGCGTCGGCGGCGTCGGCGGGGTGCGCGTCCTCGACTGCGGCCTCGGGGCTGGCGTCGGCGCGGGACTTCTCGCGGAGCGCGGCGTCGACTTCGGCACGCGAGAGGTCCTCGACCGACTTCTCGCCGGGCGCGAACGCGACGTAGTCGACGTCACCCACCTGCTCGAGCTCGCGGCGGATGAGGTCGCCGCCGCGGTCGCCATCGAAGAACGCGGTGGTGGTGCGCTCGCAGGTGAGGTCGGCGACGGCGTCGGGGACGTTCGTCCCCTCGACGGCGATGGCGTTCTTCACGCCGTACTTGAGGAGGGTGAGGACGTCGGCGCGGCCCTCGACGACGACGACGGCGTCGCTGGAGGCGACGTTCGGGCCGGCGGGGAGGCCCTCGTACTCGGTGACGTCGCCGACGCGGACGGATTCGCGGACGTCGGCGAGGATGTCGTCGCTGTCGATGGCGCCCTCGTCGAAGGACGTCGCGAGGAGTTCCTTCGCGCGCTCGGTGACCTCGCGGCGTTTGGCGGCGCGGAGGTCCTCGATGCGTGCGACTTCGACGTCCGCCCGGCAGGGGCCGACGCGCTCGATGGCTTCGAGCGCCGCCCCGAGGACGGCGGTTTCCACCTTGTCGAGGCTGGAGGCGAGCGTGACGTGCCCGAAGGACTGCCCGCCCTCGGTCTCGAC carries:
- the dnaG gene encoding DNA primase DnaG codes for the protein MEDTAKYLIHADLVADGIVERSDVVGALFGQTEGLLGDDLDIHALQDASKLGRLDVTVETEGGQSFGHVTLASSLDKVETAVLGAALEAIERVGPCRADVEVARIEDLRAAKRREVTERAKELLATSFDEGAIDSDDILADVRESVRVGDVTEYEGLPAGPNVASSDAVVVVEGRADVLTLLKYGVKNAIAVEGTNVPDAVADLTCERTTTAFFDGDRGGDLIRRELEQVGDVDYVAFAPGEKSVEDLSRAEVDAALREKSRADASPEAAVEDAHPADAADAIAATDGSAVPSPPSAPESPGAPDTLTPADGDAEHPVDDTEHATAATEARDGETDEGDEEDGPTSTPAAADAVAGTERCHLYGAGFTLVSDVPADDAFEALRDADEPPEVVVRDGPVTQRLLDVAAQRGTGALVGTERSDVVKEPASVAVHRFDDL
- a CDS encoding sensor histidine kinase: MSNRGVPYALSGVGVLLCAVMLCGFAYFLSRGTLDAVALVTHASSLPFAALLAYGGYWLSHGDVSPARHRRVALWVAAGVGFFVALFAVIAFTTQSDWVARVVILGWAASTGGGTGFLIGAFEARAVERAVAAERVRVRNEELRRQNERLDDLASVISHDLRNPLTVARGYVDLLREDGDADDERLAAVQRSLDRMDRIVGETLTLARSGRVIDDPEPVDLGEYARHCWANVSTGSATLTVDTSAVIVADPGRLEHLLENLFRNAVEHGSTGSPSHTPENAVEHGGSDVHVRVGTLDGGFYVADDGRGIPEADRDDVFEPGYTTTEGGNGFGLAIVEQIVDAHGWEIRLAEADGGGARFEITGVETRPTLGTAVAETDVTLAGAG
- a CDS encoding DUF92 domain-containing protein, translated to MTLPLRRAAAYALVSTLALAAPLLGRFTAAPFVVVAAFAFVVTDGPAFRLFAYPWDDVQDRLWTLLGFALAATGLGVLVPAFDLPVGVFAAAVLAVGYGDFGRRFALEYVERAVAGSVGFVVFAFAGTFLGQVVVAAAVTPAMAFIAASASLLAALMREVFTERDYPYVVLTVALLCWLFTALAVSPSWARIGVALVLTVVFGGLSYGLGAASVTGMLTGVFLGVLAVVLGGYGWFAVLVTFFGVGGLSTKFRYEEKTDIGVAEENEGARGSGNVLGNSLAALFALLGYTASPMLDVHAGVFVFAFAGSVATALADTLSSEIGTLYGPPRLLTTFEEVPPGTDGAVTWQGELAGVLGAALIAALAFALLGLSALGALLVVAGGVVGMTVDSVAGATIEGRGVGNQTVNFLATLGGALASGLLALAVGLAAL